The Pseudomonas sp. IB20 region GCATGGCCGGGCGCGAGCGATCCGTCGGCAATTCCAATACCGGATGCTCATCGCCCAGGCGCGCCTGCCAGTACTCCAGCTGACGCGCCTGTTCGCCCGCTTCCAGCCAGCGGCGCTGCCACAGGGCGTAATCGCTGTACTGGATCGGCAGCGTCGGCAATTGCGGCGCCTCGTTGCGCTCGTGGGCGTCGTAGCAGCGGATGAACTCGTCGATCAGCACGTTCATCGACCAACCGTCGGAGACGATGTGGTGCAGGGTCAGCAGCAGCACGTGCTCCTGCGCGTCGAGCTTGAGCAATTGCACGCGCAGCAGCGGGCCGTGTTCAAGGTCGAACGCCAGCAGCGATTGACGCGTCGCAGCTTGGTTGACGGCCAGCTCCCGCTCAGCGGCGGCCAAGGCACTCAAGTCCAGGTGCTCGACGGCCAGCGACGGTTCTAGCGCAACCTGGGTCAGGCGCTCATCGGCCTGACGCTGGAACACTGTGCGCAAAGTTTCATGCCGAGCTACCAGGCTGGCGAAGGCTTGCTCCAGCGCACGCAGGCTGAGCGCCCCCTTGAGCCGCACGGCGCCGGGCAGGTTGTAGGCGCCGCTGGCCGGGTCCAATTGCCACAGAAACCACATGCGCTGCTGGGCGTAGGACAACGCTTGGCGATCCTGCGCCTCAACCCCTGCCGGAATCGGAAACCGGGAAAAATCCACGCCTTCTTTCTGCAGGGCCTGCAGGAACACTTGGCGTTTTTCCAGAGGCAACCCGATAAACCGGCGAGCAAGTTTCAAGGAGTCTTCAGCATTCATTTCTTGGAGTCCGGAGCAATAGGCAGGAAGCACAAAGGCACGTCGTCCCTATAAAACGAACCGGACGGGGAAAAATTAGCGGGGGATGAATGGCTTGGAGCGAGGCGTCATCAAGGGTTACATCAATTTTCAGGAAAGACACTCCAAGCCGAGCTAGCATTGACGAACACCACTTTTGCGACTACATTTAGTTACACGCAGGGAACGCCGTGTCCAAAAATGAAAAGCTGCTCGCCAAACTGCTCAATGAGCACATGGCCTTTACTTGGCCAGAGCTCGTAACGCTGCTGCATCGTCTTGGCTACACACAGATTGAAGGGGCTGGAAGCCGGGTCAAATTCGACATCGGCGACCCCAGTGCAATGATCACCTTGCACAGGCCTCACCCCGGCAACGAACTGAAACATTACATTCGGCGCCAGATCATCGAACAATTGAAATCAGGAGAACTGATTCAGTGAACAACCAACTGAAACACAACGGCTACATCGGCTCTATCGAAGCCAGCCTCGAAGACAATTGCCTGTTTGGCAAAGTGCTGTTTATCAAGGCGCTGGTCAGCTATGAGGGTAAAACGGTCGCAGAGCTGGACGCGGCCTTTCGTGAGGCGGTAGACGACTATCTCGCTACATGCCACACCCTTGGGCAGACACCGGAGAAGCCGTGCAAGGGTTCATTCAACGTGCGGGTCGGCCATGACCTGCATCTGGCTGCGGCCCTGGCGGCGGCCCGTAAGAAAGTGACGCTCAATGACCTGACACGCCAGGCGCTGGATGAGTTTTTGCAACATCACAGCGCGGATGCCTACCCTGCGGTTGGCTGATGCCTGGCCTAAACCGTCGCTGCGCAGATCTTCACCTGCGCTCGCGCCAATCGACGTGCCTGGTGATCCAGGTCAAGGATGGCCTCAAACCGAGCTGGCCGCACCGATAGCCACGCCGATGCTCAAGCCGGTGATCAGCCAAGTCATGCCTTCGGTGAGGCGACTGGGCGGGACGACCTGTTCCACCAGGGCCATGGACACGATCAGCGTAGGTGCAAAGAACAGACCGGAAATAAACACCGCCACGGCCAGCCCGGGAATATGGTTTACCAGCAGCAACGGCAAGGTGGTCAACGCTGTCGCCACACCGCAGAACAGGAACTGGCGTGGCAACGAGGCCTTGAGCTTGAGTGTGCCAAAGGCCAACCCCGCCAGGCACGAGCCGATGGCATACACCGAGAGCACGATGCTCGCCGCCGCCGGCTGACCCTGCTGCTGGGCAAAGGCGACGCTGACCACATCTACCACGCCAACGATGACGCCCATGGCCAGCAGCAGGGTCATCAGGATCAGCACCGAAGGTGAGGCGATCAGCCAGCGACCGTGATGGCCGTGGTGTTCATGCACTGGCGGCTCAGTCGCACGTTGCAGCACGAAGGTGGTCACGCCCACCGCCAACAGCAGCGCGGCTACCAACGGCCCGGCCTCCGGGAACAGCACCACGCTCAGGCCCACCGAGATCGGCGGGCCGATAATGAAACACACCTCATCGAGCACCGACTCCAGGGCAAACGCGGTCTGCAATTTGGGTTGTCCCCGATACAACTCGGTCCAGCGCG contains the following coding sequences:
- a CDS encoding type II toxin-antitoxin system HicA family toxin, yielding MSKNEKLLAKLLNEHMAFTWPELVTLLHRLGYTQIEGAGSRVKFDIGDPSAMITLHRPHPGNELKHYIRRQIIEQLKSGELIQ
- a CDS encoding type II toxin-antitoxin system HicB family antitoxin, translating into MNNQLKHNGYIGSIEASLEDNCLFGKVLFIKALVSYEGKTVAELDAAFREAVDDYLATCHTLGQTPEKPCKGSFNVRVGHDLHLAAALAAARKKVTLNDLTRQALDEFLQHHSADAYPAVG